ataattattttaatgataacattctcatttttctattaaaataatatgtattctgaataaataataaatagaGTTATCAATATAATAATTgctattttgaaatataagaataaatttatatcattTCTTGACGCtttttagataaaatttattaatatgtacTAAATGTTccaaattaatatattacataaatttgGATTTCAtcattatgaatatttatcataaaataaaggaaatacttcataaaatatttcgtatatcattttgtaaataatttaaaatttacacaatgtttaaaaataaatggacCATATGTTTTTCTAAATATTGTATTATTGTATGATTAGAATTTGTATGttttttcatgtaatttttatatttaatataaattgtaCTCTACGAATTGATTTATTTGTTAACCATTCTTAGGAATGTGTTGAAGAATTGTAAGCTATATTATACGCTATATTCTCTTCTGTTCTCCTTGATATTCCAGAGGTAGGTTGTAATGTGTTATTACTATCGATGTGATTCtcgaaaaatacatttttcttcgctTTCGATGAGTTATTCGTAATCCAATTGGAGTAAACTATTGTTCagataaataatatgaactataaatgtataatgtttataattataatttttgtaaaatatgtaataataagtataatctttattattaatcggtaaataaaataatttaaccTTGTAcagtgcaaataaaaaaggtcaATGCTGTTAGTGTGATCATTGGAATTATAGcaatatgaatattattttttaaagctgGTGGTAATTTATTTGGTACATCTGTACATTTAACAAATGATGCCATACGACTATCatatttacttttaaaatCCTCTAGTTTTCTACAGAAATCATAGTCATTATCATTAGGACATTCTTGTACATACTTATAATATAACtctgaacatttttttgcacactcACAGGTGAATgcattgttattattattgaaTGTCTCATACAGTTCTATTAGTTTAGCCGTTTTTTcaattgttattttcttaCTCTCCTCCGTATATTTTTGGCATA
The sequence above is drawn from the Plasmodium cynomolgi strain B DNA, scaffold: 1143, whole genome shotgun sequence genome and encodes:
- a CDS encoding hypothetical protein (putative), translated to MAYLNYIPPYSKSIYDDSRCRYLYYWIYHDLLEKNKSYDDAFNVYSIFLTTYLDKDGEDSHICQKYTEESKKITIEKTAKLIELYETFNNNNNAFTCECAKKCSELYYKYVQECPNDNDYDFCRKLEDFKSKYDSRMASFVKCTDVPNKLPPALKNNIHIAIIPMITLTALTFFICTVQDYTYYYIFYKNYNYKHYTFIVHIIYLNNSLLQLDYE